GATAACGACGATGTGCATCACTGCCTCCCTGTTGTGGGCGCCCCGTCCCGAGTGGCAGGACGCCGGTACCAGTCTCTATCTCAGTGGCTGGGAGGAAAAAGGTCAACCCGTGGGGATGGGTATTTGCCGCGACAGATCAGTTGCTTGCAGCGCGACGGGCCGGAAAACAGGCACAAAAAAAGGCAGCCCGAGGGCTACCTTTTCCGGATTCATCCGACGATGAGGTGCATCGCCGGACTGATCGCGGCGGCTTAGAGCGGAGTAACGTTCTCAGCCTGCGGACCTTTCTGGCCCTGAGTCACGGTGAACTCAACCTGCTGGCCTTCAGCCAGGGTCTTGAAGCCGCTGCCGTTGATGGCGCTGTAGTGAACGAAAACGTCCGGGCCGCTTTCGCGAGTAATGAAGCCGAAGCCTTTGGTTTCGTTAAAGAATTTAACGGTACCGGTCTCTGTAGACATGGTTTTCCTGTCCTTCAATTCAAATTCAAAAATTGCCCGTAGGCGGTCATCGGAAAAGCAAACTCGTGTAATCAAAAACAGGACGATGCACTACTTAACTACAGAGGGATACGTCTTATTTATGAAACGCTTTGCTGAAACTTTCCTACGGGACCCACTGTATACCCGATTGGTGACTTTGCCAACAGAATTTTTCATGGTAAGTACAACTACGAAATGGTCCGCGTCAATCACCCTCTCAGCGCGTGAAAACAGTATATTCCCAGCGCCGTCATGGACAGCGATCCGACCACATGCAGGGCGACTCCACCGAAGGCCGCCAGCCACTTCCCGGCCTGGATCGCACCGTACATTTCCACCGAAAACGTTGAGAAAGTGGTCAGCGCCCCGCACAGTCCGGTGACCGCAAACAGCCGCCATTCCGGACCCAGATGCGGCGCCTGGCTGAAATAGCTGATCAGGTAGCCAATCAGCCAGCCCCCGCACAGATTGGCCACCAGCGTCCCCACCGGAATGACATGCCCGCTGGTATTGAGCCAGAGGCTGAGCAGCCAGCGCAGGTTGGCGCCGATAACGGCCCCCAGGCTGACGGCGAGGATGGACATGGCAACAGGCACCGGCTGGACTCCTTCTGGCTCATTCACACGACGGCGCCGGCGGCGAGGCACCGGCCCATAAAAAACCCGCTGGCCCGGGAAGCCGGACGCAACGGGTTCGAGTCTACCAGAGCTCGCCTACGATGAGCGGGCCCGGCTTTGGGCGGATCAAGCGGCGTTGTGCTCGATCACGCTGTCTTTCTGCTGGGCAAAGGCGTCGAAGGCGAAATCGTCCACCGTGAGCATTTCCAGCACGCGCGCCTCGTAGTCGCTCATGAAGTCGGCGTCTTCCTGCGACAAGATGCCGGCCTCTCTGGCGGCCTCGAAACGCTGCTCCGGGTGCAGGGCTTCCATGGGCAGTTCGCCCTTGGCGTAGGCCTTGTTCACCGTGCGGTAGATGCCATCCGCCCGCTCGTAGGACGCCAGCAGGTCGTTGTACTCGGCGACCGGATTGTTGACGCCGCCTTCCACCTGGGTGGTCCAGGCCGGACGCAGCAGTTTCTCACGCAACGGCGTGGCGGTGCTGATCGCCCGCGCCAGGGTACGGGTCACGTCGTCGTGCGGCATCGACCAACGCCGGCCCAGCGGCAGCGTGATCGCCCGCAGCGCCCAGGCCACCGGTCGGTTGGGCAGGTTTTCAAGCACCTCGTGCAGAGCTTTCTCGGTGCGGTGCAACAGCGTATCGAGGCTGTACTGCACCAGCTCCTTCTCGCCCTCCACCGGCTGGGTCTCGTTCCAGTTCTTCAGCACCATGGAGGCCAGGTACAGGTTGGAGAGCATGTCCCCCAGCCGCGCCGAGATCAGCTCGCGCATCTTGAGCTCCGAGCCCAGCGTGGTCATGGCGGCGTCCGCGCACAGACCGAAGGCGGCACTGAAGCGCGCCACCGCCTGGGCGTGACGACGGGTGACCACATCGAACGGCACTTCCGGACGCCCCACACCGAGGGCCTGAGTGAAGGCCCGGGCGGCGTTGCCGAAGATCAGGCCGGCGTGACCGAAGAAGGCGCGGTCGAAGGCATCGAGATCGTCGTTGTCCTTGGCCGCCAGTTCCTCAAGCACATAGGGATGGCAGCGGATCGCACCCTGACCGAAGATCATCAGGCTGCGGGTCATGATGTTGGCGCCTTCCACCGTGATGGAGACCGCCGCCCCGCTGTAGCCGATACCCAGGTAGTTGCGCGGCCCCAGGGTCACCGTCTTGCCGCCGTGCACGTCCATGGCATCGGTCAGGCACTGGCGCTGCATCTCGGTCAGCTGGGACTTGAGGATCGCCGACGGCACCGCCGGTTTCTCGCCCTTGTCCACCATGTTGGCGGTCTGGTAGACCGACGACTGGGTGATGTAGGTCATGGCGGCGATGCGGGCCAGCGGCTCCTGCACGCCCTCCATGTCCGCCACCGGGGTGTTGAACTGGCGACGGATGCGGGTGAAACCGCCGGCTACGCCCAGCGCGCCGGCGGCAGCGCCGGCCGCGCCCGATGGCAGGGTGATGCAGCGGCCCACGGACAGGCACTCGACCAGCATGCGCCAGCCCTCGCCCGCCATTTCCGGGCCGCCGATGATGTAGTCCAGCGGGATGAACACGTCCTTGCCCTTGATCGGGCCGTTCATGAACGGCGAGCCGATCGGGCAGTGGCGACGGCCGATTTCCATGCCCTTGGTGTCGCGTGGGATCAGGGCGCAGGTGATGCCCAGGTCCTTCTCGTCACCCAGCAGGTTATCCGGGTCGAACATGCGGAAGGCCAGGCCCACCACGGTGGCAATCGGCGCCAGGGTAATCCAGCGCTTCTCGAAGTTCAGGCGCAGCCCCAACACTTCCTTGCCCTCGAACTCGCCTTTGCAGACGATGCCGGTATCCGGCAGGGAGGTGGCGTCGGAGCCGGCACGCGGGCCGGTCAGGCCGAAGCAGGGAATGTCACGGCCATCAGCCAGGCGCGGCAGGTAGTGGTTCTTCTGCTCATCGGTACCGTACTTGAGCAGCAGCTCGCCGGGCCCCAGGGAATTGGGCACGCCGACGGACACCATCAGGGATTCGTTGGTGGCCAGGCGCTGCAGCACCGCGGACTGGGCCTTGGCGGAAAATTCCAGGCCGCCGTAGGACTTGGGAATGATCATCCCGAAGAACTTCTTCTTCTTCAGGAAATCCCAGACCTCTTCCGGCAGGTCGGCGCGCTCGACCGCTACATCCCAGGCGTTACACAGGCTGATGGCCTTGACGCACTGGTTGTCGATGAACGCCTGTTCCTCGTCGGTCAGGCCATTGTTGCGATCAACCAGCAGCTTCTGCCAGTCCGGGCGACCGGTGAAGATTTCACCGTCCCAGCCGACGGTGCCGGCTTCCAGGGCCACCTTCTCGGTCTCGGACACCTTCGGCGCCACTTTCTTGAACATCGAGAAGATGCGCGGCGTCAGCCAGGAACTGCGGAACCCGGGCAGACCGCAGGCGGCGGTCGCGATCGCGCCGACGAACAGGACCAGTGCCAGCCAGCCGGAAGCGAAAATCAGCGACACCAACCCGAATCCGGCCATCACCCCGATTGCCGGCTTGGCGCCCGCCTCTTTGCGCAGCACCGCCAGCAGACCGGCGATGGATAACAGGAGCAGGATCAAAGTCGTCATAGGCACTCTCAGTCTTCCATGTCATTGAAGTAGGTGGGTTACATCAGCAACCCGACTTAGCGATACGCTTAACCTACCGCAATGGATGGCTCCCGGCCAGTGACCCGATCACCGTCTGTCAATGCGCCTTTCGGCGAACCGCGCATGAGGCGCGGCCCGCCGCCCCGTCAGGACGACACGATCACCCGCAGACCACTCAGGGCCATGCGCGCCTTGTCGATGGCCGCTTTGCCGGCCGCCATCTGGGACTCAAAGAAA
This DNA window, taken from Marinobacter bohaiensis, encodes the following:
- a CDS encoding acyl-CoA dehydrogenase, which encodes MTTLILLLLSIAGLLAVLRKEAGAKPAIGVMAGFGLVSLIFASGWLALVLFVGAIATAACGLPGFRSSWLTPRIFSMFKKVAPKVSETEKVALEAGTVGWDGEIFTGRPDWQKLLVDRNNGLTDEEQAFIDNQCVKAISLCNAWDVAVERADLPEEVWDFLKKKKFFGMIIPKSYGGLEFSAKAQSAVLQRLATNESLMVSVGVPNSLGPGELLLKYGTDEQKNHYLPRLADGRDIPCFGLTGPRAGSDATSLPDTGIVCKGEFEGKEVLGLRLNFEKRWITLAPIATVVGLAFRMFDPDNLLGDEKDLGITCALIPRDTKGMEIGRRHCPIGSPFMNGPIKGKDVFIPLDYIIGGPEMAGEGWRMLVECLSVGRCITLPSGAAGAAAGALGVAGGFTRIRRQFNTPVADMEGVQEPLARIAAMTYITQSSVYQTANMVDKGEKPAVPSAILKSQLTEMQRQCLTDAMDVHGGKTVTLGPRNYLGIGYSGAAVSITVEGANIMTRSLMIFGQGAIRCHPYVLEELAAKDNDDLDAFDRAFFGHAGLIFGNAARAFTQALGVGRPEVPFDVVTRRHAQAVARFSAAFGLCADAAMTTLGSELKMRELISARLGDMLSNLYLASMVLKNWNETQPVEGEKELVQYSLDTLLHRTEKALHEVLENLPNRPVAWALRAITLPLGRRWSMPHDDVTRTLARAISTATPLREKLLRPAWTTQVEGGVNNPVAEYNDLLASYERADGIYRTVNKAYAKGELPMEALHPEQRFEAAREAGILSQEDADFMSDYEARVLEMLTVDDFAFDAFAQQKDSVIEHNAA
- a CDS encoding cold-shock protein; protein product: MSTETGTVKFFNETKGFGFITRESGPDVFVHYSAINGSGFKTLAEGQQVEFTVTQGQKGPQAENVTPL
- the crcB gene encoding fluoride efflux transporter CrcB, yielding MSILAVSLGAVIGANLRWLLSLWLNTSGHVIPVGTLVANLCGGWLIGYLISYFSQAPHLGPEWRLFAVTGLCGALTTFSTFSVEMYGAIQAGKWLAAFGGVALHVVGSLSMTALGIYCFHALRG